In a genomic window of Occallatibacter riparius:
- the xseB gene encoding exodeoxyribonuclease VII small subunit produces MATFEESLKKLEVIVDQLEKGDLPLEESLKLFEEGVGLSAVCKQELDAAEGKVQLLIKQRDGSLRTESFPTERSS; encoded by the coding sequence ATGGCCACGTTTGAAGAGTCGTTGAAAAAGCTGGAAGTCATCGTCGATCAGCTGGAGAAGGGCGATCTGCCGCTGGAGGAGTCGCTCAAGCTGTTTGAGGAGGGCGTGGGGCTGTCCGCCGTCTGTAAGCAGGAGCTGGACGCGGCCGAGGGCAAGGTGCAGTTGCTGATCAAGCAGCGCGACGGATCGTTGCGGACGGAGAGTTTTCCGACGGAGAGGTCTTCGTAG
- a CDS encoding alpha/beta hydrolase family protein, whose amino-acid sequence MSQQSATYVSDGRKVTYEIFGPSETGPMLILLHGASGPGVLLYRQQAEYFVARGYTVLLLHYFDASGSNTPSDKNYEMWQRAVANLIEETRAKPGWSERKICLLGFSLGASVALAAGSQNVPAAAVAEWYGSLPDVFFERRKGMPPLLILHGQQDRVIPIVNAEQVARLCEMEHYACESHFYPGEGHGFAGSTLTDASQRTLDFFTRNLK is encoded by the coding sequence GTGTCGCAGCAATCAGCGACATATGTGAGCGACGGCCGGAAAGTGACTTACGAAATCTTCGGCCCGAGCGAGACGGGTCCTATGCTCATCCTGCTTCACGGAGCCAGCGGCCCCGGCGTCCTGCTCTACCGCCAACAGGCGGAGTACTTTGTCGCCCGCGGCTACACCGTGCTTCTGCTGCACTACTTTGACGCTTCCGGCTCAAACACTCCGTCGGACAAGAACTACGAGATGTGGCAACGAGCTGTAGCCAATCTCATTGAGGAGACACGCGCAAAACCTGGCTGGTCGGAGCGCAAGATATGCCTCTTAGGCTTTTCACTTGGCGCGTCAGTGGCTCTCGCGGCCGGGTCGCAGAATGTGCCGGCGGCGGCGGTCGCCGAGTGGTACGGCAGCCTGCCAGATGTGTTCTTCGAACGACGGAAGGGCATGCCGCCGCTACTCATATTGCATGGGCAGCAAGACCGCGTTATCCCGATCGTCAATGCGGAGCAGGTCGCCCGCTTATGTGAAATGGAGCATTACGCGTGCGAGAGCCACTTCTATCCGGGCGAGGGACATGGGTTTGCCGGGTCCACCCTGACTGATGCCAGCCAACGCACGCTCGACTTCTTTACGCGCAATCTGAAATAA